DNA sequence from the Brachybacterium sp. P6-10-X1 genome:
CAGCACGATCGCGCTGATCGCGCCGACGGTCACGCCGGAGGAGACGAACACCTGCGCCCAGGACGGGAACACCCCGGCGATGTCCGGTTTGAAGCTCACCAGCATCGCCAGCCCCAGCGAGGTGCCGACGATGACGGAGTTGCGGTTGTCGGTCAGATCCACCGTCGACAGCGTCTGGATGCCCACCAGCGCCACGGAGGCGAACAGAGCCAGCGAGGCGCCGCCGAGCACGGGGGAGGGGATCGCGGCGACCACGGCCCCGGCCTTGGGCAGCACGCCGAGCACGATCATGATCACGCCGGCCCCGGCCACCACCCAGCGGGACTTCACGCGGGTCAGGCGCACCAGGCCGATGTTCTGCGCGAAGCAGGTGTATGGGAAGGAGTTCAGCACACCGCCCAGCAGGGTCGAGAGGCCGTCGGCCCGGATCGCCCGGGAGATGTTCTTGGGGCGGATCCGCTTGCCGACGATCTCCCCGGCGGCGAAGACGTCCCCGGTGGTCTCGACCATCGTGATCAGCATGACGATGATCATCGAGACGATCGCGGTCACGGAGAAGGTGGGCACGCCGAAGTAGAACGGGGTGGTGACCCCGAAGGCGGAGGCCTCGGTGACCCCGCCGAAGGAGGTGTCCCCCAGGACCAGCGCCACCGCGGTGCCGATCACCAGCCCCAGCAGTACGGCGATGGTGCCGAGGAACCCGCGGAAGAACCGCTGCACCAGCACGATGATCCCCAGGGTGCCCAGCGCGTAGAGGATGTCGCGGGTTGCGGGGGTGCCCTCGGCGTAGTTGGTGATGTCCCCGGCGGAGACGCTCAGCAGCGTGATGCCCATGGTGGTCAGCACGGTGCCGATCACCACCGGCGGGAAGAAGTGCAGGATCTTCGCGAAGTACGGGGCGACCAGGAAGGTGAACAGGCCCGCGACGATGATCGAGCCGTAGATCATCGGCAGGCCCTCGGCCCCGCCCTCGCCGCCGGTCGCGGCCAGGCCGATCGCGATGATCGGACTCACCGCCGTGGTGGTCACGCCCTGGATGATCGGCAGGCGGACGCCCACCTTCCAGAAGCCCACCGACTGGATCAGGGTCGCGATGCCGCAGGTGAACAGGTCCGCGTTGATCAGGTGGATCGTCTGCTCCGCCGTGAGCCCCAGACCCGAGGCGATCAGCAGCGGCACGATCACCGCGCCCGCGTAGAAGGCCAGCACGTGCTGGACGGACAGCACGGTGAGCCGGCCCGGGGGAGGCACCTGGTCCACGGGGTGCGGGCGGGGAGTCTCGAGGGCGGGGGAGGCGGTGGTCATGGGGGTCCTTGGGAGCCGGGCGGATCACGCAGCGGGAGTCTGCGCGGAGGAGGCCGCGCACCACCCTAGATCCCGCGCGGCCGACGGGTGCCTCCAGGACCGCGGATCGGTGCCCGGGCGCCCCGGAAGGAGAGGCACCCCACCCCCGCCGGGCCCCGCCTCGTGACACGCGGGGCAACGGATGGCCCTTCCGTCGGGAGAGGTGTAGAAGGGACCGGTGAGCACCAGGCCCAGCCCGAGCACCCCGTCGCCCGCGAACGAGACCGCGCCCTCGCGCGCCATCGCCGTCGGCGGTCTGCTCGGAGCTCTCGCCGTCGGCCTCGTCGCGCTGAACCTGCGCCCGGGCGCGACCAGCGTCGGCCCGCTGATGGAGAGCATCGTCGGCGCCTACGGCAAGGGGGCGATCGCCTCCGGGCTGCTGACCGCATTGCCGCCTCTGGCCTTCGGGATCCTCGGCTTCTTCGCCGTGCCGATCTCGCGGCGGGTGGGGCTGACCGGCACCGTCGTCGCCTCCTTCGTGCTCGTGACCATCGGGCTGCTGCTGCGGCCCGCCGCCGAGGGCTTCGGGGCGTTCGTGGCGCTGTCGCTGCTGGTCCTGGTCGGACCGGCGCTCGGCAACGTCGTGGTGCCCGCCTGGATCAAGCAGCACGGCGGGTCCCGCACCGTCGGGTGGATGACCCTGTACAGCGTGGTGCTGGCGGTCGGCGGCTCCGCCGGGGCGGCGCTGGCCGTGCCCCTGGCCGGGGCGGCGAGCGACGGCTGGCGCGACTCGCTGCAGTTCTGGGGGCTGCTCGCGGTGCTGCCCGTCGTCGTCTGGGCCGTCGTGCTCACCCGCACCGGGCACGACTTCCCGCCCGCCCCGCCCACCGGCGACCTGCCCGGCTCCCTGCTGCGATCGCGGACCGCGATCGCGCTGACGATCATGTTCGGCCTGCAGTCCACGAATGCGTACACCCAGTTCGGGATGCTCCCGCAGATCCTCACCTCCACCGGCCTCACGCCCGAGCGGGCCGGGATCACCGTGGCCGTGGTCTCCGGCTGGGGCATCGTCGGCGGGATGGTCATGCCCACCGTCATCGCCCGCTCCCGCCGCCTGCCCTGGCTGGTGGGCAGCTTCGGGCTCTTCACCGCCGCCGGCTACCTCGGCTTCTGGCTGGCTCCGGGGGCGAGCCCGCTGCTGTGGGCGTGCATCCTGGGGATCGGCGGCTTCGCCTTCCCCACCGCGATCGCCCTGATCCCGGCCCGCAGCCGGTCCCCGCGGGTGACCGCACGGCTGTCCGGCATGGCCCAACCGTTCGGCTACGTGCTGGCCGCGATCGGGCCGCTCGCCGCCGGCGCACTGCTGGATGCGACCGGATCGATCCCGGTGGTGCTCGGTTTCCTGGCGCTGACCGGGCTGGCACTGGCCGTCTTCGGGTACCGCGCGGCGCTGCCGCGGACGGTCGATGACGAGCTCACCGCCTGAGGCGCTGCGGAACAACGCCATGGCCTGCACAGCGAATCATGCGAAGATGCCCTCATGAGCATCGTCCGCACGCTGCGCATCCTGGCGTCCCAGCGCCCGTCCACCCCTCCTCGCTCCGTCGCGGCCCCGGCTCGCGTCACGCGCGCCCGACCCGGCCACGTGCCCGTGACCTGGATCGACCAGCAGCTGGCGGCGACCGGCACGATCGTGCACCTGCACGGGGGCGCGTACGTCTCCGGGGAGCAGAAGGCCCATTGGTCCTGGCTCGAGGAGGTGGGCCGACGTGCCGGCGCCGCCACCGCGATGGTCCACTACCGGATGGCCCCGAAGCATCCCTTCCCCACCGCGGTCGAGGACGTGCTGGCCGCCCTGGACGGCATGGGCGAGGCGTCCCTGCTGCGTGCGGGCCGCTGGGTGCTCTCCGGCGACAGCGCCGGCGGCGGCCTCGCGCTCGCCGTCGCCCAGTCCCTGGCCCAGGGCCACGCCGACACCCCCGCACTGCTGATGCTCGAATCGCCCTGGACGGATCTGCCCGCCCGCCGCGACGGCGAGGACGAGCTGCGTCGCGCCGCGGCCCGCCTCTATGCCGGCGCCGTGCCGCCGACGGACCCGCGCCTCAGCCCTATCCACGGAGACCTCGGCGCCCTGCCGCCCGTGCACCTCGTCGCCGGTGCCGAGGACGAGCTGATCGAGGACTCCCGCCGTCTGCACGCGGGCCTGATCGAGGCCGGCACCGACGTGGGATACGTCGAGATCCCCGGCCAGGGGCACACCGTCGCGGTCACCGGCGAGGGGCCGGATGCCCAGGCCGCCCGCCGCACCCAGATCGAGGCCGCTCGGCGCGCCCTCACCCTCCGCGCGGCCGCCTGACCCTCGCTGCCGCCCCACGCCCCGCCCCTCATTCCGTGCCAGCTCCTACCACCTTCCCGAGGAGGACGCCGTGCTGCTCGAACGTCTCTACGACACGGACCTGGCCCAGGCCAGCTATCTGATCGCCTCCACCGACGCGCAACGCGCCGTCGTCGTCGATCCCCGCCGCGACGTGCAGATCTACCTCGACCTCGCCGCGAAGCACGGGCTGAGGATCACCGACGTCACCGAGACCCACATCCATGCCGACTATCTCTCCGGCACCCGGGAGCTGGCCGCGGCCACCGGCGCCACCATCCACGTCTCCGGGCACGGCGGCGCCGACTGGTCCTACGGCTATGAGGCCCATCTGCTCCGCGACGGCGACGAGATCGTCGTCGGCGAGGTGCGTCTGCGCGCCCTGTTCACCCCCGGGCACACCCCGGAGCACCTGAGCTACCTGGTCACCGACGGCGGCGTGGCCGACGAGCCGGGCTACCTGCTCTCGGGAGATTTCATCTTCGCCGGGGACCTGGGGCGCCCCGACCTGCTCGACGAGGTCGCCGGCGGCGAGGACACCCGCGAGGACTCCGCCCGCACCATGTTCGCCTCCGTGCGCGACCGCTTCGTGACCCTGCCGGACCATGTGCTGGTCCTCCCCGGCCACGGCGCTGGGTCGGCCTGCGGGAAGTCGCTCGGTGCCGTGCCCTCCACCACCGTCGGCTACGAGAAGCGCTTTGCCTGGTGGGCGCCGCTGGTGACGGCCGACGACGAGGACGCCTTCGTCGACCGATTGCTGCACGGCCAGCCCGAGGCCCACGCCTACTTCGCGCGGATGAAGCGCCAGAACCGTGACGGG
Encoded proteins:
- a CDS encoding MFS transporter; the protein is MSTRPSPSTPSPANETAPSRAIAVGGLLGALAVGLVALNLRPGATSVGPLMESIVGAYGKGAIASGLLTALPPLAFGILGFFAVPISRRVGLTGTVVASFVLVTIGLLLRPAAEGFGAFVALSLLVLVGPALGNVVVPAWIKQHGGSRTVGWMTLYSVVLAVGGSAGAALAVPLAGAASDGWRDSLQFWGLLAVLPVVVWAVVLTRTGHDFPPAPPTGDLPGSLLRSRTAIALTIMFGLQSTNAYTQFGMLPQILTSTGLTPERAGITVAVVSGWGIVGGMVMPTVIARSRRLPWLVGSFGLFTAAGYLGFWLAPGASPLLWACILGIGGFAFPTAIALIPARSRSPRVTARLSGMAQPFGYVLAAIGPLAAGALLDATGSIPVVLGFLALTGLALAVFGYRAALPRTVDDELTA
- a CDS encoding MBL fold metallo-hydrolase, which encodes MLLERLYDTDLAQASYLIASTDAQRAVVVDPRRDVQIYLDLAAKHGLRITDVTETHIHADYLSGTRELAAATGATIHVSGHGGADWSYGYEAHLLRDGDEIVVGEVRLRALFTPGHTPEHLSYLVTDGGVADEPGYLLSGDFIFAGDLGRPDLLDEVAGGEDTREDSARTMFASVRDRFVTLPDHVLVLPGHGAGSACGKSLGAVPSTTVGYEKRFAWWAPLVTADDEDAFVDRLLHGQPEAHAYFARMKRQNRDGPALRGPVQPLRELDPAEAARRLADGRAVLLDTRSLEEVHRGAVVGALTVPAATNRSTYTAWSYDPEHESTPLILLARDAVQAEELRDNLLRVGIDTVAGYITSVAHLPSFVPGSVAPADLSTHQHDLLLDVRGRDEHAEGAVPGSAQLHGGRALWELSALPTGGRIVVYCQSGLRAGVVSAALRRAGYDITELEGSYAGWSQWARAGR
- a CDS encoding solute carrier family 23 protein, translated to MTTASPALETPRPHPVDQVPPPGRLTVLSVQHVLAFYAGAVIVPLLIASGLGLTAEQTIHLINADLFTCGIATLIQSVGFWKVGVRLPIIQGVTTTAVSPIIAIGLAATGGEGGAEGLPMIYGSIIVAGLFTFLVAPYFAKILHFFPPVVIGTVLTTMGITLLSVSAGDITNYAEGTPATRDILYALGTLGIIVLVQRFFRGFLGTIAVLLGLVIGTAVALVLGDTSFGGVTEASAFGVTTPFYFGVPTFSVTAIVSMIIVMLITMVETTGDVFAAGEIVGKRIRPKNISRAIRADGLSTLLGGVLNSFPYTCFAQNIGLVRLTRVKSRWVVAGAGVIMIVLGVLPKAGAVVAAIPSPVLGGASLALFASVALVGIQTLSTVDLTDNRNSVIVGTSLGLAMLVSFKPDIAGVFPSWAQVFVSSGVTVGAISAIVLNLVFFHLGSQRGSMVTTTAAGERIGIAEVNEMDRDTFVTTFGSLFNGATWPLERAWESRPFEDAPALRTAIEDAVLSADRSEQDSLVASYPDMATLVTADEEEAGAISQDVGSFALENLTDEDVEAVRDLSARYAERFSMPFVAYLGRTDSFATIIENGVRRLDHSPAHERRVALTEVAEIAGDRFGIMVADANPVGTAWARKFESLQ
- a CDS encoding alpha/beta hydrolase fold domain-containing protein, producing the protein MSIVRTLRILASQRPSTPPRSVAAPARVTRARPGHVPVTWIDQQLAATGTIVHLHGGAYVSGEQKAHWSWLEEVGRRAGAATAMVHYRMAPKHPFPTAVEDVLAALDGMGEASLLRAGRWVLSGDSAGGGLALAVAQSLAQGHADTPALLMLESPWTDLPARRDGEDELRRAAARLYAGAVPPTDPRLSPIHGDLGALPPVHLVAGAEDELIEDSRRLHAGLIEAGTDVGYVEIPGQGHTVAVTGEGPDAQAARRTQIEAARRALTLRAAA